A genome region from Jeotgalibacillus aurantiacus includes the following:
- a CDS encoding SepM family pheromone-processing serine protease: MNNKKFTIIMIILLLVTAFGSFYPLPYYIQKPGSAFALDDIVNVDNKTASEGDFSLMTVSQAEASIFGYIWAQFNDYQEIFPVEEVRAPHESEDEYSVRQLYLMDNSASQAIEVAFEEADEQYSYEYFGVYILNVFPEMPADGVLRAGDRITKVDDVQFESSEEFIDYVSTKNAGESVDITYVRDDNEETATLELKAFPDNENQVGLGISLVDDREITTNPDVSINSDGIGGPSAGLMYALEIYDQLIDEDLTSGKMIAGTGTINSDGEVGRIGGIAQKVVAADRQDIEVFFAPDDEVPAEILEQNPDVKSNYEEALETARDIGTDMEIVPVKTFDDAIRYLDGI, encoded by the coding sequence ATGAATAATAAAAAATTTACCATCATTATGATAATTCTGCTATTAGTCACAGCATTTGGGAGTTTTTATCCACTTCCATACTATATTCAAAAGCCGGGAAGTGCATTTGCTCTTGATGATATTGTGAATGTAGACAACAAAACAGCGAGTGAAGGGGATTTCTCATTGATGACAGTCTCACAGGCTGAAGCCAGTATTTTTGGCTATATCTGGGCGCAGTTTAATGACTATCAGGAGATCTTCCCGGTCGAGGAAGTCAGAGCACCTCATGAAAGTGAAGATGAATATAGTGTGAGACAGCTCTATTTAATGGATAATTCAGCTTCTCAGGCAATTGAAGTTGCATTTGAAGAGGCAGATGAACAATACTCTTATGAATACTTTGGTGTTTATATTTTAAATGTTTTTCCTGAAATGCCCGCAGATGGTGTGCTGAGAGCGGGGGATCGGATTACGAAAGTGGATGATGTGCAGTTTGAATCCTCCGAAGAATTTATTGATTATGTTTCCACTAAAAACGCAGGAGAAAGTGTTGATATCACTTACGTAAGAGATGATAATGAGGAGACCGCAACACTTGAGTTGAAAGCATTCCCGGATAATGAAAATCAGGTTGGGCTTGGCATATCACTCGTAGATGACAGGGAAATCACGACAAATCCTGACGTGTCCATTAATTCAGATGGAATAGGCGGACCTTCTGCAGGATTAATGTATGCACTGGAAATTTACGATCAGCTTATTGATGAAGATTTAACTTCCGGGAAAATGATCGCTGGAACCGGAACCATCAACAGCGATGGAGAAGTTGGACGGATTGGTGGCATTGCTCAAAAAGTAGTAGCGGCTGACAGACAGGATATTGAGGTGTTTTTCGCTCCTGATGATGAGGTGCCGGCAGAAATCCTGGAGCAAAATCCGGACGTGAAATCGAATTATGAGGAAGCGCTGGAAACGGCCCGGGATATCGGGACTGATATGGAAATTGTGCCGGTGAAGACGTTTGATGATGCGATCCGTTATCTGGATGGTATTTGA
- a CDS encoding patatin-like phospholipase family protein has product MKPKIGLALGSGGSRGFAHLGVLKVLEREGIQVDCLAGSSMGSLVGALYSAGHEIDDLYRLAGTFRNKYFMDLTVPRMGFIQGEKFKQFVRLFTHGKNIEDLNIPLSIVATDIIKAERVIFTQGPIDTAVRASTSIPGIFVPEKSEGRLLVDGGVIDRVPSAVCRDMGADIVIGVDVSQVKKNAEINTIYDVIMQSIDILQTEIVHLKSTSANILISPKVEQYSGKTFQYAKEIIKLGEESAEEALHDIYMEIERWKEYQAVNE; this is encoded by the coding sequence ATGAAACCTAAAATTGGTCTGGCACTCGGATCCGGGGGGTCAAGAGGATTTGCCCATCTCGGTGTTTTAAAAGTACTGGAACGAGAAGGGATCCAGGTTGATTGTCTGGCGGGAAGCAGTATGGGCTCCCTGGTTGGTGCGCTTTACTCAGCAGGTCATGAAATTGATGATTTGTACCGGTTGGCAGGTACATTCAGAAATAAATATTTTATGGATCTGACTGTACCAAGGATGGGATTTATACAAGGGGAAAAATTCAAGCAGTTTGTCCGGCTGTTTACTCACGGCAAAAATATTGAAGATTTAAACATCCCGCTGTCCATTGTGGCAACAGATATTATCAAAGCTGAAAGAGTGATCTTCACACAAGGTCCGATCGATACAGCAGTTCGGGCAAGTACTTCCATCCCGGGTATTTTTGTGCCTGAAAAATCAGAAGGAAGGCTGCTTGTCGACGGAGGCGTTATCGACAGGGTTCCATCAGCCGTTTGCCGGGATATGGGAGCAGATATTGTAATAGGAGTAGACGTCTCCCAAGTGAAAAAGAACGCAGAAATTAACACCATTTACGATGTGATTATGCAAAGTATCGACATCCTGCAGACAGAAATAGTTCATTTGAAATCAACTAGCGCCAATATTCTTATCTCACCAAAAGTTGAACAATACAGTGGTAAAACTTTTCAATATGCAAAGGAAATTATCAAGCTGGGTGAAGAATCAGCAGAAGAGGCGCTGCATGACATTTATATGGAAATCGAACGTTGGAAGGAGTATCAGGCGGTCAATGAATAA
- a CDS encoding nucleoside recognition domain-containing protein, which yields MKIKEHILSALFFFFLLFILLHPDITLKASAEGMKLWAEVVFPALFPFFVLSALITHIHWTDYVSNLFTFFMKPVFNVSKKGSIVLLIGVFSGFPVGAKMTAELYHNNLISLSDANKLLCFTNGASPMFLIGAVAGGFLHSPAAGITIFLCHLTGNLLIGVAAGRLIKGESLSSPESRQSLKMPLIPEFQKAVSQSVQQLIIIGGLIIFFSVAASILEHSFFFHTINSVLTWIKPDSHYSEEIVSAFITGLIEMSNGADLLSELHLSFDDRVLLILAIVSFGGLCVHFQVMSFILHTPISYKVYLLSRIVHLFLSPALYLIYTSIASNPSATPAFIPDVQQLDTFTTTAILITITGLCLGVYCLLQLHKAGDRRA from the coding sequence ATGAAGATCAAGGAACACATTCTGTCAGCCCTATTTTTCTTCTTTTTATTATTTATATTACTTCATCCTGATATTACGCTTAAAGCTTCTGCAGAAGGCATGAAATTATGGGCAGAAGTTGTATTCCCGGCTCTTTTTCCATTTTTCGTTTTATCCGCATTAATCACACATATCCACTGGACAGACTACGTGTCTAATTTGTTCACTTTTTTCATGAAGCCGGTATTTAATGTGTCAAAAAAAGGGTCTATTGTTTTATTAATAGGTGTTTTTTCAGGCTTTCCCGTCGGTGCCAAGATGACCGCAGAGCTTTATCATAACAATCTGATCTCTTTATCTGATGCAAATAAGCTGCTTTGTTTTACAAACGGAGCAAGCCCCATGTTTTTAATTGGAGCCGTAGCAGGCGGTTTCCTTCACAGCCCTGCTGCAGGTATTACCATCTTTCTGTGTCATTTAACCGGGAACCTTTTAATCGGAGTTGCTGCCGGCAGACTGATAAAGGGTGAATCCCTGTCGTCACCCGAGTCCCGGCAATCATTAAAAATGCCATTAATTCCTGAATTCCAAAAAGCGGTCTCCCAATCAGTTCAGCAATTAATCATCATTGGGGGATTAATTATCTTTTTTTCAGTTGCTGCCTCTATCCTTGAGCATTCTTTTTTCTTTCATACCATAAACAGTGTCCTTACCTGGATCAAGCCGGATTCCCATTATTCTGAAGAGATTGTGTCGGCTTTCATAACAGGTTTAATAGAAATGTCAAATGGAGCTGATTTATTGTCGGAGCTTCATTTATCTTTTGATGATCGTGTTCTTCTTATTCTTGCGATTGTCTCATTTGGCGGTTTATGTGTACATTTTCAGGTAATGAGTTTTATCTTACATACACCAATCAGCTATAAGGTTTATCTCCTGTCGAGAATCGTACATCTTTTTCTGTCTCCTGCTCTTTATCTTATTTATACTTCAATTGCTTCAAACCCGTCTGCTACGCCTGCTTTTATTCCGGATGTGCAGCAGCTCGATACATTTACTACCACTGCAATCCTTATTACAATAACAGGCTTGTGTCTGGGTGTTTATTGTCTTCTTCAGCTCCATAAAGCAGGGGACAGAAGAGCATAA
- the coaD gene encoding pantetheine-phosphate adenylyltransferase: MKRKAVCPGSFDPITLGHLDIITRGAKNFDELHVVVLNNSSKKPAFSVEERMDLIRQVTKGIPNIKVDSYQGLLVDYAREIEANVIIRGLRAVSDFEYEMQITSMNRVLHNELETFFIMTNNQYSFLSSSIVKEVARYGGDISELVPKEVEQALKEKYLVTKREN, from the coding sequence ATGAAACGTAAGGCAGTATGTCCGGGGAGCTTTGACCCCATCACATTAGGGCATTTAGATATTATTACGAGAGGTGCAAAGAATTTTGACGAGCTGCACGTTGTCGTCTTAAATAACTCTTCAAAAAAACCTGCATTCTCAGTAGAAGAACGGATGGATCTGATTCGTCAGGTCACAAAGGGAATCCCAAATATTAAAGTAGATTCCTATCAGGGACTTCTGGTTGATTATGCAAGGGAAATTGAAGCGAACGTGATCATTCGGGGACTTCGCGCCGTATCTGATTTTGAATACGAAATGCAGATTACATCGATGAACCGGGTCTTACATAATGAACTGGAAACATTTTTTATTATGACCAACAATCAGTACTCTTTCCTCAGCTCCAGTATTGTTAAAGAGGTAGCCCGGTATGGGGGAGACATTTCAGAGCTTGTACCTAAAGAAGTTGAGCAGGCATTAAAGGAAAAATACTTAGTAACAAAACGTGAAAATTAA
- the rsmD gene encoding 16S rRNA (guanine(966)-N(2))-methyltransferase RsmD — MRIISGENKGVHLKAVPGTGTRPTTDKVKEAIFNMIGPYFEGGKALDLFAGSGGLGLEGLSRGLDSVIFVDKDRMAVQTIKHNIEKCGYQDRSEVYRNDAERALKAVSKRDITFECIFLDPPYKKQQLEKLLEWIIRDDLLADSGVVMCEHDEKVMLPEEIGYLILTRQEQYGGTVISIFKKKSISGEGEHDET, encoded by the coding sequence ATGAGGATTATTTCCGGAGAAAATAAAGGTGTTCATTTAAAGGCTGTTCCAGGAACAGGAACACGTCCAACAACTGATAAAGTAAAAGAAGCTATTTTCAATATGATCGGCCCCTATTTTGAGGGAGGGAAAGCCCTTGATTTATTTGCCGGCAGTGGTGGACTCGGTCTCGAAGGATTAAGCAGGGGACTTGATTCTGTTATCTTTGTTGATAAAGATAGAATGGCTGTTCAGACCATTAAGCACAATATTGAAAAATGCGGATACCAGGACCGTTCCGAAGTGTACCGTAATGATGCAGAACGGGCATTGAAAGCGGTATCAAAACGCGATATTACTTTCGAGTGTATTTTCCTTGATCCGCCTTATAAAAAACAGCAGCTTGAAAAACTCCTCGAATGGATCATCCGGGATGATCTGTTAGCTGATTCCGGGGTCGTGATGTGTGAGCATGATGAAAAAGTAATGCTGCCTGAAGAAATTGGCTATCTGATCCTTACAAGGCAGGAGCAGTATGGCGGCACCGTCATATCAATTTTTAAGAAAAAATCGATCAGTGGAGAGGGAGAGCACGATGAAACGTAA
- a CDS encoding stalk domain-containing protein, translated as MKWLLSLFVFLLLLSAGGLTYWQWKGYHEVHASEGITSLSQTIDLIKKPDSLIVEQTFHRVPDQVFTISWPETSTGRACPMENCERISEDLLLLSEGKAGDITLSYTIPVTTGQPIMLDNWVVTLESADIHFTTVSITDQLLSEGQWISSLPYKGAETLELIQYTAFEGRGDAGELVWLQNSLPIYQTRNMNIYSTQEPEVEERRDQLKDVYVTVVHSSELSGAQLDEILVLQDGYDPSSVTRFLYEKYVMDHYAVTQDQSFLIDVMISGIFGEDPLSDKGLQAIEVIQGQLSGEEQLEWESWLLTLEETLIEPAIFDQKFSELTGEGTTFFTDNSSSAEFTPYYSIDSRVIEVNEEPVDGAVMINRDGTAYYLLTPLLNALGYETEVNEDSAISVIKDQNTYMFYMDQPSFTYNNEQLTLNSSPVISVKGEPYIQERWVQRLFLTSIDKNETILISQN; from the coding sequence ATGAAGTGGTTGCTGTCGTTATTTGTCTTTTTACTTTTGCTGTCAGCAGGGGGGTTAACCTACTGGCAATGGAAAGGTTATCATGAAGTTCATGCCTCTGAGGGAATAACATCTCTTTCACAAACCATTGATCTGATTAAAAAACCGGATTCACTCATTGTTGAACAGACTTTTCACCGTGTTCCTGATCAGGTGTTTACGATCAGCTGGCCTGAGACATCCACGGGCAGGGCATGTCCGATGGAAAATTGTGAGCGGATCAGCGAAGATCTGTTGCTCTTGTCTGAAGGAAAAGCCGGTGATATTACGCTTTCTTACACAATTCCTGTTACAACTGGACAACCCATCATGCTCGACAATTGGGTGGTGACGTTAGAATCAGCAGATATCCATTTCACTACTGTATCCATTACAGATCAGCTGCTGTCAGAGGGACAATGGATATCCAGTCTTCCGTATAAAGGTGCTGAAACACTGGAACTGATTCAATATACCGCTTTTGAAGGGAGAGGGGATGCAGGTGAATTAGTCTGGCTGCAAAACTCTTTACCAATTTACCAGACCCGGAACATGAATATTTATTCCACGCAGGAACCGGAAGTGGAGGAGCGAAGAGATCAGTTGAAGGATGTGTATGTGACCGTTGTTCATTCCAGTGAACTATCCGGCGCGCAGTTAGACGAAATCCTGGTACTTCAGGATGGCTATGATCCATCATCTGTCACGCGATTTCTTTACGAAAAATATGTGATGGATCACTACGCCGTGACACAGGATCAGTCATTTCTTATCGATGTGATGATCAGCGGCATATTTGGAGAGGATCCACTTTCTGATAAAGGATTACAGGCAATTGAAGTGATTCAAGGGCAGTTGTCAGGGGAAGAACAGCTGGAATGGGAAAGCTGGCTGCTGACGCTTGAAGAAACGCTGATTGAACCGGCAATATTTGATCAGAAATTCTCAGAACTTACAGGTGAAGGCACAACATTTTTTACAGACAACAGCTCTTCAGCTGAATTTACTCCTTATTACAGTATAGACAGCCGCGTTATTGAAGTGAATGAAGAACCGGTTGATGGGGCGGTCATGATAAACCGGGACGGAACCGCTTATTATTTACTGACTCCTTTATTAAATGCGTTAGGGTATGAAACAGAAGTCAATGAAGACTCCGCTATAAGTGTCATCAAAGATCAGAATACTTACATGTTTTACATGGATCAGCCGTCTTTTACTTATAATAACGAACAGTTAACCCTGAATTCATCCCCGGTTATATCAGTTAAGGGTGAGCCTTATATTCAGGAGCGATGGGTGCAGAGGCTGTTTTTAACATCGATTGATAAAAATGAAACGATTTTAATCAGTCAGAATTGA
- a CDS encoding DUF7147 family protein, with protein MIQRFIELGEGYSDIYELIELMKANRHRAERLLVLETENKKGKKLSLALVLKKTDEGNFQAIYLCREGIPILDGKKSERLKLTEEAAEGLGIPVITLTVQPSDRFAEKELYYQYLTGILRMNRYLSPLS; from the coding sequence ATGATCCAGCGATTTATAGAACTCGGAGAAGGGTATTCAGATATTTATGAACTGATAGAATTAATGAAAGCGAACCGGCACCGGGCAGAAAGACTGCTCGTATTGGAAACGGAGAATAAAAAAGGGAAAAAGCTTTCACTTGCACTCGTACTGAAAAAAACAGATGAGGGGAATTTCCAGGCGATCTACTTATGCCGGGAAGGGATTCCCATTCTCGATGGAAAGAAATCAGAAAGGCTGAAGCTCACTGAAGAAGCAGCTGAAGGTCTCGGGATTCCAGTCATTACATTGACGGTTCAACCATCAGACCGGTTTGCAGAAAAAGAATTGTATTATCAGTACCTGACAGGCATCCTCAGGATGAACCGTTACCTTTCACCCCTGTCATAA
- a CDS encoding YlbG family protein: MLIERQGLIVWLHSLKHAKTLRRFGNVHYVSRKMKYVLLYCNQSEIEKLTEKLSNYSYVKSVEVSLRPFIKTEYENAKPDKAKEYDYKMGL; encoded by the coding sequence ATGCTAATTGAACGTCAAGGATTAATTGTCTGGCTGCACAGCTTAAAGCATGCAAAAACATTACGCCGATTTGGTAATGTTCATTACGTTTCAAGAAAAATGAAATATGTTTTATTATACTGCAATCAAAGTGAAATTGAAAAATTGACAGAAAAACTGTCGAATTATTCTTATGTAAAATCGGTTGAAGTATCTCTCCGGCCATTTATTAAAACAGAATATGAAAATGCAAAGCCGGATAAAGCGAAAGAGTATGATTACAAAATGGGTCTTTGA
- a CDS encoding glycerophosphodiester phosphodiesterase has protein sequence MGKKLTIGLALAASGAALWAGTKAVSKPVKRPAKPFFEGEKPRVFAHRGGSDLAPESSLAAFQAAADLGVHGFEIDIRMTKDEELIVFHDQFIDRTTNGAGRVADYTLEELKEFDLGYHFRDLSGSQSFRDKGEKILSLKELFEAFPNHLFNIDMKEDPDTYEGSLMPSKLWRLIEKSGVEDRVLVTSFYDEQIDRFSLYAQERVAIGAGENEARKAFSLYKSGFGHLYHPRADALQIPVKYGVVPLDSQGFIEFLTSLNIHIDYWTVNDVETMDRLIRYGADGIITDRPDIAMQLLSND, from the coding sequence ATGGGTAAAAAATTAACGATCGGACTTGCACTTGCAGCTTCAGGAGCTGCTCTGTGGGCTGGAACAAAAGCCGTTTCAAAACCGGTAAAACGTCCGGCAAAACCTTTCTTTGAAGGCGAAAAGCCAAGAGTCTTTGCCCATCGCGGCGGCAGCGATCTTGCACCGGAAAGTTCTTTGGCAGCTTTTCAGGCTGCGGCAGACCTTGGCGTGCACGGGTTTGAAATTGATATCCGAATGACAAAGGATGAGGAACTGATCGTTTTCCACGACCAGTTTATTGACCGTACAACAAACGGCGCAGGAAGAGTTGCAGATTATACACTTGAAGAATTAAAGGAATTTGATCTTGGCTATCACTTCAGAGACCTGTCCGGCAGCCAGTCCTTCCGTGACAAAGGCGAGAAAATCCTGAGTCTGAAGGAGCTTTTTGAAGCCTTCCCGAATCACCTGTTCAACATTGATATGAAGGAAGATCCTGATACGTACGAAGGCAGCCTTATGCCATCAAAATTATGGAGACTGATTGAAAAATCAGGCGTTGAAGATCGCGTTCTCGTCACAAGCTTTTACGATGAACAGATTGATCGCTTCTCTCTTTATGCTCAGGAAAGAGTAGCAATCGGAGCAGGTGAAAACGAAGCCCGCAAAGCCTTCTCACTTTATAAAAGCGGTTTTGGACACCTCTATCACCCAAGAGCTGATGCACTCCAGATCCCTGTAAAGTACGGTGTCGTTCCACTTGACTCACAAGGCTTCATTGAATTCTTAACATCACTTAACATCCATATTGACTACTGGACAGTCAATGACGTTGAAACCATGGACCGCCTCATCCGCTACGGTGCAGACGGCATCATCACAGACCGCCCGGACATCGCCATGCAACTTTTATCAAACGACTGA
- a CDS encoding YlbF family regulator — MLATMESIQLLDVSDELAEMILKSEEAAHYFHCYQALKSSRESMDKIYKFNSLKELYEEVQRFGRYHPDYSRVMKEIRETKRDMDMDDHVATFRVAENQLQQLLDEVSTIIGKSVSESVKIPTGNAFFDSGCSGGCGSGGGCSCSA, encoded by the coding sequence ATGCTGGCAACCATGGAAAGTATTCAACTGCTTGATGTATCTGATGAACTGGCTGAAATGATTTTAAAGTCTGAAGAGGCTGCGCATTATTTTCATTGCTATCAGGCATTAAAATCATCCCGTGAATCAATGGATAAAATATATAAATTTAATTCTTTAAAAGAGCTGTACGAAGAGGTGCAGCGATTTGGAAGATATCATCCTGATTACTCGAGGGTGATGAAGGAGATTAGGGAGACGAAACGTGATATGGATATGGATGATCATGTTGCGACCTTCAGAGTGGCTGAAAATCAGCTTCAGCAGCTGCTTGATGAAGTAAGCACGATTATCGGGAAGTCTGTATCTGAGAGTGTGAAGATTCCGACGGGTAATGCCTTTTTTGATTCCGGCTGCAGTGGTGGCTGCGGTTCAGGTGGAGGGTGTTCTTGTTCGGCATAA
- the ylbD gene encoding YlbD family protein encodes MSPLSAEKAAFKKYLTENPHLIEKGRKREVSWQELYEEWILFKDQEQDTSDTFIHTLKKKFKELDREQIESYTSQVQDVIDLLNDVLGHIQHNQQSKNQSFMSQWKQE; translated from the coding sequence ATGAGTCCATTAAGTGCTGAGAAAGCTGCGTTTAAAAAATATCTTACAGAAAATCCGCATTTGATTGAAAAAGGAAGGAAGAGAGAGGTCTCGTGGCAGGAATTGTATGAGGAATGGATCCTTTTTAAAGATCAGGAACAGGATACATCAGATACGTTTATCCATACACTGAAAAAGAAGTTTAAGGAACTGGATCGTGAGCAGATTGAGTCTTATACAAGTCAGGTGCAGGACGTTATAGACCTGCTGAATGATGTGCTGGGGCATATTCAGCATAACCAGCAATCAAAAAATCAGTCATTTATGAGTCAGTGGAAGCAGGAATGA
- a CDS encoding PaaI family thioesterase produces the protein MNFTDENPVTSFYENASEEERKIMEQVVNGLIDKRKGLYTSNVSALFNLKAENEEEILTIHMQVTPMLYNSLGIVHGGITATAIDTAMGTLANRAAPEGFGAVTSQLTIHYTASVSGPHVKAHARIIHTGSKTMVLEGWLSGPDNKRLAHATASFFLIPSKKE, from the coding sequence ATGAATTTTACAGATGAGAATCCCGTGACATCCTTTTATGAAAATGCGTCTGAAGAAGAACGCAAGATTATGGAACAGGTAGTAAACGGCTTAATAGACAAACGTAAGGGTCTTTATACATCCAATGTCAGTGCTTTATTCAATCTAAAAGCAGAAAATGAGGAAGAGATTCTTACAATACATATGCAAGTAACGCCTATGCTTTATAATTCTCTTGGCATTGTTCACGGCGGAATAACAGCAACAGCGATAGACACTGCGATGGGGACGCTCGCAAATCGCGCAGCCCCCGAAGGATTTGGTGCTGTTACGAGTCAACTGACTATTCATTACACAGCGTCCGTGTCAGGACCACATGTAAAAGCTCATGCACGAATCATCCACACCGGATCTAAAACAATGGTTCTTGAAGGATGGCTGAGTGGACCGGACAATAAAAGACTGGCCCACGCAACAGCATCATTTTTTCTGATTCCCTCAAAAAAGGAATAG
- a CDS encoding CAP domain-containing protein has product MKAVIRIGVVILVILLIGFYSGPSFQENDILENESFTTETGRDSQEDNIPAYTDSLTRPKSGISVYVGRSLEEFKQEWGEPDRMDPGKFGQTWMIYKSEDYYLQAAIRDQKISAIFAMGNGVDSSPYYSGQPVDEIYRFTMITTEIFVEDGEESYQFELSEQDLHSRLLVPYDDLYAQLLIDSTTNRLMGVYFMDKQTLISQRPYEKEPTEQEGISEPDQELPQNLEEVNRAREEQLFDMVNFIRKENGLSALERNEAASDAAREYSISMGQESTDEDVEEDTEEISSLEERLTNVKEPYESAAENTAYQFDIAPSVVHAWMNSMEHRNTMLDDKYTHTGLGVYGLYFTQNFLEIPPSDNETASQPEIERAD; this is encoded by the coding sequence ATGAAAGCTGTGATCAGAATAGGAGTAGTCATACTCGTTATCCTCCTCATTGGCTTTTATAGCGGCCCTTCCTTTCAGGAGAACGATATTCTTGAGAATGAATCCTTTACAACGGAGACAGGCCGGGACAGTCAGGAAGACAATATCCCTGCCTATACAGACAGTCTGACAAGGCCAAAATCAGGTATATCTGTGTATGTGGGGAGATCTCTTGAGGAGTTCAAGCAGGAATGGGGAGAGCCCGACAGAATGGACCCGGGAAAATTTGGTCAAACCTGGATGATCTATAAGAGTGAAGACTATTACCTGCAGGCGGCAATCAGAGACCAAAAAATATCTGCTATTTTTGCAATGGGGAATGGAGTTGACAGCTCCCCTTACTATTCAGGGCAGCCTGTGGATGAAATATACCGTTTCACAATGATTACAACTGAGATATTTGTTGAAGATGGAGAGGAGTCCTATCAATTTGAATTAAGTGAACAGGATCTCCATTCGAGACTGCTTGTACCATACGACGATTTATATGCACAGTTACTGATCGACTCAACAACAAACCGGCTAATGGGTGTCTATTTTATGGATAAACAAACACTGATCAGTCAGAGACCATATGAAAAAGAACCGACTGAGCAGGAGGGAATCTCAGAACCAGACCAGGAACTGCCTCAAAACCTTGAAGAAGTTAACAGAGCGAGAGAAGAACAGCTTTTTGATATGGTTAATTTTATCAGAAAAGAGAATGGGCTGTCAGCGCTTGAGCGGAATGAAGCAGCCTCAGATGCTGCAAGAGAATACAGCATTTCCATGGGGCAGGAAAGTACGGATGAAGACGTTGAGGAAGATACGGAAGAAATAAGCTCACTTGAAGAGAGACTGACGAACGTCAAAGAGCCTTATGAGTCCGCAGCAGAGAATACTGCTTATCAGTTTGATATTGCCCCATCAGTCGTACACGCTTGGATGAATTCAATGGAACACAGGAATACGATGCTTGATGACAAGTATACTCATACGGGATTAGGTGTTTACGGGTTGTATTTCACACAAAATTTTCTTGAAATACCACCCTCAGATAATGAAACTGCATCTCAGCCTGAAATTGAAAGAGCCGACTAG
- a CDS encoding YugN family protein, with translation MRFENTGLETLIVELDRLDDIMKEHGMIRAGQWDWERVTYDRKFEIREGTFYLRIFGFTETGDVGSHDADIKLMTPLLGKHYYPHGVEYGEGEEFPEHLVQTCEKILVALQAELSQVAL, from the coding sequence ATGCGTTTTGAAAATACTGGATTAGAAACGTTAATCGTTGAACTGGACCGTTTAGACGATATTATGAAAGAACATGGCATGATCCGTGCCGGACAATGGGATTGGGAACGTGTTACATATGACCGTAAGTTTGAAATTCGCGAGGGTACTTTCTACCTGCGCATTTTCGGTTTTACTGAAACAGGTGACGTAGGTTCTCATGATGCAGACATTAAATTAATGACACCACTACTCGGTAAACATTACTATCCACACGGTGTTGAATATGGAGAAGGCGAAGAGTTTCCGGAACACCTTGTACAGACCTGCGAAAAGATCCTCGTTGCGCTTCAGGCAGAACTTTCCCAGGTTGCACTTTAA